Within Synechococcus sp. NB0720_010, the genomic segment CACCCGGTCACTCGCGTAGGTTGAAGGCTGGTACAGGGCCTTCAGATGACAGCGAGTTCAGAAGGTCTAACGATTGGTGAGCTGGAGTCCAAATACTTCCTCTACCGCAAGGCCCTGAAACAGCTGCTGCTCGAAGGACGTTCGACCGCCGGCATCGAAAAAACCCTGGTCTGGAGCAGGCTCGAGACCCTGCACAACTGCCTTCCCCGTCAGTACAAGGCACCGGACCAGATCCGCTATCAGCTCCAGCGGGAGATTCAACGGGAGAGCACGGCCAGCTAGGCCGGTCCTCTCGAACAGCTGACCCCGAGTCCTCAGGACAAGGCTGTTTCCGTGACAGCGTCATTCGATGGACGCCGCTCTCCTGGAGGCCGCTGAGGTCTTTCATCCCCCAGGGACCGTGTTGCAGGTCAGCCCCCTGGGCAGCGGCAATGTCAACGACACTTATCTCGTCGAGACCGCTCGCGGAGCGTATGTCTTGCAGCGGATCAACACCGCTGTTTTTGGCTCACCGGAGCAGGTGATGCGCAACCTGCTCACCCTGCAGGCGCATATCGCAGGGAAGGAGCAGCCACCGCAGAGCTCCCGCTGGGAGCACCCGCAGTTGCTGGCGCCAAGGGGCTCAGCCGATCCCTGGCATCGCTGCCAAGAGGGCAAGGTCTGGCGCTGCATGAGCTTCATCGGCCAGGCCCGCAGCGTTGATGCGATTGAGGATGAGCGGCAGGCCTACGAACTGGGCCGGGGGCTCGGTCGCTTTCATCAACTGATCCACGACCTCCCCACCGAGACTCTCCACGACACCCTCGAGGGGTTCCACATCACCCCTCGCTACCTCGATCAGTACCGGCAGGCGCTGGTACGCACACAAGCCGAGCCCTGCGAGGACACCGACTTCTGCATTGCCTTTATTCGCGAGCGCGAAGGCTTCTGCTCCGTCCTCGAGCAGGCCAAGGAGCGCGGCGAACTGCAGGAGCGGCCGATTCACGGTGATCCCAAGATCAACAACGTGATGCTGGACACAGAGACGGGCGAGGCCGTCGCCCTGATCGATCTCGACACGGTGAAACCAGGACTGGTGCAGTACGACATCGGAGATTGCCTGCGCTCCTGCTGCAACCGGGCTGGCGAGGAGGCCAGCAGCCCCGATCAAGTCAGTTTTGATCTGGGATTAGCCGAAGCCATCCTGCGGGGCTACCTCGAGGCGGCCGGTTCGATGCTGACGGCATCGGATCGTCGCTTCATCCCCGAAGCCGCTCGACTGATCAGCTTCGAACTAGGTCTTCGCTTCTTCACGGATCACCTCAATGGCGATGCCTATTTCAAGGTGAAGACGCCCGGACAAAACCTCAAACGCGCCCGCGTGCAATTTGCACTCACCCAGAGCATCGAAGAGCAGTGGGAGTTGCTGCAAACGCTGCTGGTGGGCCTGAGCAACCAGGCCCCTGCTGCCCTGTAACCGTGCTTCGCCTGCAGCCCTTTCAACACGAAGCGTTCCTCCAGGACTGCAGTGTTGAAGCGAATCTCGTTCTGTGCGATTCCGAGCTGCAACTGCAGTTCAGGTTGCAGGGCCCAAGCGATCAACTGGTTTGCCCGGAAGCAACAGCCGAGCCCAAGCGTGTAGACGGTCTTTGGCAGAGCACCTGCCTCGAAGCTTTTTTTGGCGTTCCGGGCCAGCGTCCCTACTGGGAGTTCAACCTCAGTCCCAGTGGTGATTGGAACCTCTACAGGCTGGAGGACTACAGGCAGGGGTTGGCCATCGAAACGGGGATCCAGGTCAAAGGAATCAACAGCCGCCGGCAGGAACTGGATTCGGCCTTGATCCTGGAGTCCGAGGTTTGCCTGGATCTGAAGAAAGCCTTTGAGCAACTGGAATGCTCTCTGACGGCCGTTGTCGCGTTACACCACCAGGGATGCAGCTTTTGGGCGTTGAAGCACTGCGCCAGTGAAGCCGATTTTCACCGGCGCGAAAGCTTCAGCATCACGGCAAAACAATCCGCTCAAGACTGATTACAAAACCGAAGAAATTCACACGCTTTGAAAGCGAAACGTTCTTTTCAGTAGCGTGCGCTACATCAACGTCTGTCCGGTGTGAATGTCACCCACTGCGGAGAAGAGCACCTGGTCAGCATGACCACGGCTGAAGCTTCCCAGCTGGTCGATGCCTGCGCCTTGCTTCTTCTGGCATCGAAAACGACCCCGGATTGCCAACTCAAGCCCGAGATGGCTGCGGTGTTGCAGACCGTCTTCGAGCACCTCAGCACCCACGTCGTCTAAGCGGCCGCTAGAAACGGCCCATGCACGCACTTTCCCTACCCACCTGGTGGATCCATGTGGCCTCAGTGTTGGAGTGGGGACTGGCCATGCTGGCCATTCAACGGTGGGGCCAACGGCGCGGAGAGCCGGAGTGGAACTGGCTAGCGCTGGCCATGGTTCCAGCGTTGATCAGTGCCATGGCCGCCTGCACCTGGCACCTCTTCGATAACGCCCAGGAGCTCTACGGACTGGTCGTGCTGCAGGCCGGCTGCACCGTCCTTGGCAACGCTGCCATGGCTCTGGCGGCCTGGAATCTCCAGCGCAAGCGGGCAACCCTGTGATGAACGGGCTGATCCAAGCTCTGAGCGCTGGTCTGAGCCAACTCGGGAGTGTTGATCCCTCGCCCCTGTTCGCGGCCTCACTGTTCCCTTACCTGGCCTTTCTCTGGTGGGCCTGGAAGTCCAAACGCGTTCCACCCCTGGCCCTCTGGGGCTTTGGCTTCACCTTGATCTTTGTCTTGATCACGATTGCAGCGGCCCTGCTGGCCGAAGGGCTCTACGGCCGTCAGTTGGCCGATGTGGATCCACTGCATGGGGGCGCAGAGCTGTTCTTGACCGTCAGCAACGTGATGATCCTGCTGGGATTCATGCCCAAGGGGGTGAACAAGTCTTAAGCGAAGGGGGCCATTGGCCTGCGCCGCTCGGAAGATGAGGTGTCACCCAAAGATTTCGATGCTCGCTCCTCTGCTGGCTATCGCCCCCGCCTCCGTGGCCTGGTCTCCCAAGGTGGGCCTGGTGATGATCATCGCCAACGTGATCGCCATCGGCATCGGCAAGGCCACCATCAAGTACCCCAACGAGGGTGCACAGCTTCCCAACGCAGCCATGTTTGGCGGCATGAGCCACGCCGCTCTGCTGGCCACCACCTCCTTCGGTCACATCCTCGGCATGGGCGCGATCCTCGGCCTGGCCGCCCGCGGCGTGGTCTGATCCACGCTCCTTCGTTCAGTCGTCTGAAGCCCCCCTCCTGCAGGGGGGCTTTTTTGTAGCCATGGATGCCCAGCCCAGCAGGTAGGGCAGGGCCCGCAATCCATAGCGCTCGAAGCGGTAATCAAACAACAACCGCGAGAGTGCCTCGGCACTGGCCGTTGTCTGCAACCCCTCGAGTAGACGCTCCAAACGACGATCGGCCGGTTCACCGGAGAGGCCGAGCCAGGTGCGTTGGGCCAGACGGCCGCTCAGGGACCAGCGCCACCCCAGCTTTTGGCGCAAACGGTTGG encodes:
- a CDS encoding phosphotransferase enzyme family protein, yielding MDAALLEAAEVFHPPGTVLQVSPLGSGNVNDTYLVETARGAYVLQRINTAVFGSPEQVMRNLLTLQAHIAGKEQPPQSSRWEHPQLLAPRGSADPWHRCQEGKVWRCMSFIGQARSVDAIEDERQAYELGRGLGRFHQLIHDLPTETLHDTLEGFHITPRYLDQYRQALVRTQAEPCEDTDFCIAFIREREGFCSVLEQAKERGELQERPIHGDPKINNVMLDTETGEAVALIDLDTVKPGLVQYDIGDCLRSCCNRAGEEASSPDQVSFDLGLAEAILRGYLEAAGSMLTASDRRFIPEAARLISFELGLRFFTDHLNGDAYFKVKTPGQNLKRARVQFALTQSIEEQWELLQTLLVGLSNQAPAAL
- a CDS encoding DUF3136 domain-containing protein, whose translation is MTASSEGLTIGELESKYFLYRKALKQLLLEGRSTAGIEKTLVWSRLETLHNCLPRQYKAPDQIRYQLQREIQRESTAS
- a CDS encoding DUF2499 domain-containing protein, with the translated sequence MHALSLPTWWIHVASVLEWGLAMLAIQRWGQRRGEPEWNWLALAMVPALISAMAACTWHLFDNAQELYGLVVLQAGCTVLGNAAMALAAWNLQRKRATL
- the psaK gene encoding photosystem I reaction center subunit PsaK — protein: MLAPLLAIAPASVAWSPKVGLVMIIANVIAIGIGKATIKYPNEGAQLPNAAMFGGMSHAALLATTSFGHILGMGAILGLAARGVV
- a CDS encoding DOMON-like domain-containing protein; this encodes MLRLQPFQHEAFLQDCSVEANLVLCDSELQLQFRLQGPSDQLVCPEATAEPKRVDGLWQSTCLEAFFGVPGQRPYWEFNLSPSGDWNLYRLEDYRQGLAIETGIQVKGINSRRQELDSALILESEVCLDLKKAFEQLECSLTAVVALHHQGCSFWALKHCASEADFHRRESFSITAKQSAQD
- a CDS encoding DUF3593 domain-containing protein, which gives rise to MNGLIQALSAGLSQLGSVDPSPLFAASLFPYLAFLWWAWKSKRVPPLALWGFGFTLIFVLITIAAALLAEGLYGRQLADVDPLHGGAELFLTVSNVMILLGFMPKGVNKS